Proteins from a genomic interval of Spiroplasma endosymbiont of Lonchoptera lutea:
- a CDS encoding IS3 family transposase (programmed frameshift), whose amino-acid sequence MGNKTSYSEEFKKQIVMLYKNDKSVINLGKEYNLPKPTIYSWIKNYNNSGSFKAKDNRTVEENELIYLRKENQQLRMENDIFKASSTDNREKITIINNNKNKYSVRKICKILGLLKSTYYYQTNKCTKFDVNNYEQEVISAFNKSRKIYGARKIKAVLIRKNIILSRRKIRFIMIKNNLVSKYTKLKYCNHKKTVNNDEINNILNRQFNDKKPNEVVVSDLTYVQVGTKWHYICLLIDLFNREVIGYSAGPNKTAELVQQAFHKITRPLNKITLFHTDRGNEFKNKIIDEILITFKIKRSLSSKGCPYDNAVAEATYKTFKTEFINGKKFANLTQLKCELFDFVNWYNNIRIHGSLNYLTPVEFRKYQST is encoded by the exons ATGGGAAATAAAACCTCATACTCTGAAGAATTTAAAAAACAAATTGTAATGCTATACAAAAATGACAAAAGTGTTATTAATTTAGGGAAAGAATATAATTTACCAAAACCAACTATTTATAGTTGAATTAAAAATTATAATAATTCTGGGTCATTTAAAGCAAAAGATAATCGCACTGTCGAAGAAAATGAATTAATTTACTTGCGAAAAGAAAACCAACAATTACGGATGGAAAATGACATTT TTAAAGCAAGCAGCACTGATAATCGGGAAAAAATAACAATAATTAATAACAACAAAAATAAATATTCAGTGAGGAAAATATGTAAGATTTTAGGTTTACTAAAATCAACATATTATTATCAAACTAATAAATGCACCAAGTTTGATGTTAATAATTATGAACAAGAAGTTATCAGTGCATTTAATAAAAGTCGCAAGATTTATGGTGCTCGTAAAATTAAAGCTGTTTTAATAAGAAAAAATATCATTTTATCACGACGAAAAATCCGATTCATTATGATCAAAAATAATTTGGTTTCTAAATACACCAAGTTAAAATATTGTAATCATAAAAAAACAGTTAATAATGACGAAATTAATAATATTTTAAATCGTCAATTTAATGACAAAAAACCAAATGAAGTTGTTGTTAGTGATTTAACATATGTTCAAGTTGGCACTAAATGACATTATATTTGTTTATTAATTGACTTGTTTAATCGCGAAGTAATTGGCTATAGTGCTGGGCCAAATAAAACTGCTGAATTAGTTCAACAAGCTTTTCACAAGATAACACGACCATTAAATAAAATAACTTTATTTCATACTGATCGTGGTAATGAGTTTAAAAATAAAATTATTGATGAAATTTTAATAACCTTTAAAATTAAAAGATCATTAAGCTCCAAAGGATGCCCATATGATAATGCTGTTGCTGAAGCAACTTACAAAACCTTTAAAACCGAATTTATTAACGGTAAAAAATTTGCAAACTTAACACAACTAAAATGCGAACTATTTGATTTTGTTAATTGATATAACAATATTCGAATTCATGGCAGTTTAAATTATTTAACTCCCGTTGAATTTAGAAAATACCAGTCTACATAA
- a CDS encoding IS30 family transposase, whose translation MRPYLTIESIIAIKEYKSYGFSIRKIAKAINYSKSTVHRVCKLLNQNLLPLEILNQVQKNKQNAGRKLIILTLTEINTINHLLITKNYALDIIADFLKKNKIKNISTKTLYNMFKTNRMGFDEKNLLRKGKNKPHKQKETKGRINNCKSIHERNLIIPNIKNIQEFGHLEGDTIVGKDHKSSIITLADIWSKTTIPLKTKNHKAESITQSIIKFISKLIPGTIKTITFDRGKEFSKWKLIEKNCNVKIYFADAGKPCQRGLNENNNGILRRYLPKSTDLSSYKQKDLNSIAFQINSTPRKSLSYKRPIDLIQLF comes from the coding sequence ATGCGTCCGTATCTGACTATTGAATCAATAATAGCAATAAAAGAATATAAAAGTTATGGATTTTCTATTCGTAAAATAGCAAAAGCAATTAATTATAGTAAATCAACTGTACACAGAGTTTGTAAATTATTAAATCAAAACTTATTACCATTAGAAATATTGAATCAAGTTCAAAAAAATAAACAAAATGCAGGTAGAAAATTAATAATTTTAACTTTAACAGAAATTAATACTATCAATCATTTGTTAATTACTAAAAATTATGCTCTTGATATAATTGCTGATTTTTTAAAGAAAAATAAAATAAAAAATATTTCAACAAAAACTTTATATAACATGTTTAAAACAAATCGAATGGGTTTTGATGAAAAAAATTTATTGAGAAAAGGCAAAAATAAACCTCATAAACAAAAAGAAACTAAGGGCAGAATTAATAATTGTAAATCTATTCATGAAAGAAATTTAATCATTCCAAATATTAAAAATATACAAGAATTTGGCCATTTAGAGGGAGATACTATCGTTGGTAAAGATCATAAAAGTTCTATTATTACTTTAGCTGATATATGATCAAAAACCACAATTCCTTTGAAAACTAAAAATCATAAAGCAGAAAGTATTACACAAAGTATAATAAAATTTATTTCAAAATTAATACCAGGAACAATTAAAACTATTACTTTTGATCGTGGTAAAGAATTTAGTAAATGAAAATTAATTGAAAAAAATTGTAATGTTAAAATTTATTTTGCAGATGCCGGCAAACCTTGTCAAAGAGGTTTAAATGAGAACAATAATGGTATTTTAAGAAGATATTTACCAAAATCTACTGATTTATCTTCATATAAACAAAAAGACTTAAATTCTATAGCATTTCAAATTAATTCTACACCCAGAAAATCATTATCTTATAAAAGACCAATAGATTTAATACAATTATTTTAA
- a CDS encoding IS30 family transposase — protein MGYKHLGIDERIYIENQLKFKVKISEIAKNLNRSISTINREVNRNKDNNHYFSLIAQNKAENRKQLHVYFHKFKNRELVKYVQQKLLLGWSPEQIYGRIKNFHQEWIISFKTIYNWIYSGLLEKVTSKNLRRKGKKRKSQENRGKFNGKSIKERNVNNRITLGHWEGDTVVSSRGKSKSCLITLVERTSRFTLAILVENRTTKVINKNISHYLSILPNNLVKTITFDRGKEFANWQQLEKNLNVKIYFADAYSPWQRGTNENTNGLIREKFPKKFNFSNTTKNAVHKFILSLNQRPRKILNYLSPIEYLVRKII, from the coding sequence ATGGGATACAAACATCTTGGCATAGATGAAAGAATTTATATTGAGAATCAATTGAAATTTAAAGTAAAAATTAGTGAAATAGCTAAAAATCTTAATCGAAGTATTAGTACTATTAATCGAGAAGTTAATAGAAATAAAGATAATAATCATTATTTTTCATTAATTGCACAAAATAAAGCAGAAAATAGAAAACAATTACATGTTTATTTTCATAAATTTAAAAATAGAGAATTAGTAAAATATGTACAACAAAAATTATTATTAGGTTGATCGCCTGAACAAATTTATGGCAGAATTAAAAATTTTCATCAAGAATGAATTATTAGTTTTAAAACAATTTACAATTGAATTTATTCTGGATTACTTGAAAAGGTTACTAGTAAAAATTTAAGAAGAAAAGGTAAGAAACGAAAATCTCAAGAAAATCGGGGTAAATTTAATGGTAAATCCATTAAAGAACGAAATGTTAATAATCGCATAACTCTTGGCCATTGAGAAGGTGATACTGTAGTATCATCACGAGGTAAAAGTAAATCATGTTTAATAACTTTAGTTGAAAGAACATCAAGATTTACTTTAGCAATATTAGTTGAAAATAGAACTACTAAAGTTATTAACAAAAATATTAGTCATTATTTATCAATTCTTCCAAATAATCTTGTTAAGACTATAACATTTGATAGGGGTAAAGAATTTGCTAATTGACAACAACTTGAAAAAAATTTAAATGTGAAAATTTATTTTGCTGATGCATATTCGCCTTGACAAAGAGGTACTAATGAAAATACTAATGGTTTAATTAGAGAAAAATTTCCTAAAAAATTTAATTTTTCAAACACTACTAAAAATGCAGTTCATAAATTTATATTGTCTTTAAACCAAAGACCAAGAAAAATACTAAATTATCTTTCGCCAATCGAATATTTGGTTAGAAAAATAATTTAG